A portion of the Chromobacterium sp. IIBBL 290-4 genome contains these proteins:
- a CDS encoding EAL domain-containing protein, giving the protein MRYIIVLLYALLAAFWIMVPDALEQNVWLAAKDVPSGWVWDGLFIVVNAAVLCQGVWRYSPMWREWLARRGAAWHWLTDRPGCLALSAAAVYAVVSTLFLSVPDILLPRVLHGTHYFVGIVFFDGLFVGLSAYLLFCALSSTDPEAASLARLPPSSWWVSGMQYLFAVLSVALIQGVRIALGSGLGSHHLLLLLVLPITLSALFGGAGPGILATVGTIASSLAMRFLMVSPAPGGEIGTFLLEHAMLALIGLLLSMLSELHLRSQAGLAAALREVSLSDERFQTLFEDSPVAMAISRVSDGALTEINQVWLDLFGVEKSAALGKSSLGLGIWRRPADRERVLAVLSQHGGVQSEAMDFVDVRGRAIHGLLSLRKVRFGAEEYLHGVVLDVSAQHEMSRELARRDHEFRLLAETISDYAFFLMAPDGSVMNWNAGAQNILGYAAEEIVGHSYACFFTSEDQTAGAPQTLLAQTKERMRNEREGWRVRKSGGRFWTRFILYAIFDSEGKLSAYAEISQDLTRQRAAEQDVRDSEARYAGMVDGAMDAIITINAKHRVIQFNPAAERMFGCRADEVLGGSLERFLPQPFRGLHDTWIAAFGDSGETNRSMGKLGLLQGVRANGEEFELEASISRQQQDGESFFTAILRDVSERSRTQLELRRHVLQLESLNNLSQAILSASEPRQIAQVGLRLLHQQVLFWGAAVMLIEEEPRLARVLAVQREASSRFDPGQQVSLLSYGQDDVASLKAGNICSCGDLEACAKRASLHERLFQQGMRSGVRLPLMAEGVLLGMLDLASDQAGGFPAAQIEAASAYAQLLAIGLQQSLLRLRVERLGRLHVLQSRVNALIVRCETRQALFDGVCQIAVEVGAYRIAWMGEINDETGEGNILAYRGLQVPHQPQIQLSLRRDSPFLNRPCNQAAREKRIVVCNDLADDPTLGGLLADLVDKGVRAAVYLPIVRDARTHGVLGLFAADAGTFDNQEMALLRELQEDIAYALGHLEKADQLHYLAYYDSLTGLANRSLLLDRLAQRQADALREGKRFAVAHLDVAQFKSINDAYGRIAGDQMLQSLAGRLEWSVKDPSLLARLGADQFLLLLPQAGSESEAAACLDALLRECLADGFEAMDKALSLSLVCGVAMFSEDGDTPALLLEHAESAWKRAKSSGEKCLFYREEMTTRATAALAWASQLRQALEQGQFLLHYQPKVDALAHRLIGVEALIRWNHPQHGLVPPDQFIPLLEEQGLIVDVGRWVLQQATSDCLAWREEGLEATRVAVNVSALQLRQPDFVPMMEAVLRDFPDREGIDIEITESQIMSDLDSNVEKLRRLRELGIIIALDDFGTGYSSLAYLARLPVDELKIDRTFVSRMLEAPEAMTMVEMIISLAHSMNLKTVAEGVETSQQAQALERLGCDILQGYWISPPISSLALTERMRSERRWASHMSRG; this is encoded by the coding sequence ATGCGTTACATCATTGTGTTGTTGTATGCCTTGCTGGCTGCGTTTTGGATCATGGTGCCGGACGCGCTGGAACAGAATGTGTGGCTGGCGGCCAAGGACGTTCCGTCTGGTTGGGTATGGGATGGTCTGTTCATCGTGGTGAATGCGGCTGTGCTATGCCAGGGCGTCTGGCGCTACAGCCCCATGTGGCGCGAATGGCTCGCTCGCCGGGGCGCGGCATGGCATTGGCTGACGGACAGGCCGGGATGTCTGGCCTTATCGGCTGCCGCCGTGTATGCGGTGGTGTCCACCCTATTTTTGTCGGTGCCGGATATTTTGCTGCCAAGGGTTTTGCATGGCACGCACTATTTTGTCGGGATTGTGTTTTTCGATGGGTTGTTCGTTGGTTTGAGCGCCTATCTCTTGTTTTGCGCGCTGTCTTCGACGGATCCGGAGGCGGCCTCTTTGGCCCGGCTCCCGCCTTCAAGCTGGTGGGTAAGCGGCATGCAGTATTTGTTCGCCGTGTTGAGCGTTGCCTTGATTCAGGGGGTACGCATTGCCTTGGGCAGCGGGTTGGGTTCGCACCACCTGCTGCTGCTGCTGGTGTTGCCCATCACTTTGAGCGCCTTGTTCGGGGGGGCTGGCCCTGGCATTTTGGCGACAGTCGGCACCATCGCCAGTTCGCTGGCCATGCGTTTTCTGATGGTGTCGCCGGCGCCTGGCGGCGAAATCGGAACCTTCCTGCTTGAGCATGCCATGTTGGCGCTGATCGGATTGCTGCTGAGCATGCTCAGCGAGTTGCATCTGCGCTCCCAGGCAGGCTTGGCGGCGGCGCTGCGCGAAGTGAGTCTGAGCGACGAGCGGTTTCAGACCTTGTTTGAAGACAGTCCGGTGGCGATGGCGATCAGCCGCGTCTCGGATGGCGCGCTGACCGAGATCAATCAGGTCTGGCTGGATCTGTTCGGCGTGGAGAAAAGCGCCGCGCTGGGCAAAAGCTCTTTGGGGCTGGGCATCTGGCGCAGGCCCGCCGACAGGGAGAGGGTGCTGGCGGTGTTGAGCCAGCATGGCGGCGTGCAAAGCGAGGCGATGGACTTCGTCGATGTCCGCGGCCGGGCCATTCATGGTTTGCTCTCCTTGCGCAAGGTCCGCTTTGGCGCCGAGGAGTATTTGCACGGCGTAGTGCTGGATGTCAGCGCCCAGCACGAGATGTCGCGGGAGCTGGCGCGGCGCGATCACGAGTTCCGCTTATTGGCCGAAACCATCAGCGATTACGCGTTTTTCCTGATGGCGCCTGACGGCTCGGTGATGAATTGGAATGCCGGCGCGCAGAATATTCTGGGTTATGCGGCGGAGGAGATCGTCGGGCATAGTTATGCCTGTTTTTTCACCAGCGAAGATCAAACCGCCGGCGCGCCGCAAACCTTGCTGGCGCAGACCAAGGAGCGGATGCGCAACGAGCGTGAAGGCTGGCGGGTAAGGAAGAGCGGCGGCCGTTTCTGGACGCGCTTCATTCTCTACGCCATTTTCGATTCAGAAGGCAAACTGTCCGCCTATGCCGAGATCAGCCAGGATCTGACGCGGCAACGGGCTGCCGAGCAGGATGTGAGGGACAGCGAGGCCCGTTACGCCGGCATGGTCGATGGGGCGATGGATGCCATCATCACCATCAACGCCAAGCATCGCGTCATCCAGTTCAATCCGGCGGCGGAAAGAATGTTCGGCTGCCGCGCTGACGAGGTGCTGGGCGGCTCGCTGGAGCGTTTCCTGCCGCAGCCTTTCCGCGGGCTGCACGATACATGGATCGCGGCCTTCGGCGACAGCGGCGAAACCAATCGCAGCATGGGCAAGCTGGGGCTGCTGCAAGGGGTGCGCGCCAACGGCGAGGAGTTTGAGCTGGAGGCCTCGATCTCGCGCCAGCAGCAGGACGGCGAGTCGTTTTTCACCGCGATCCTGCGGGATGTCAGCGAACGGAGCAGGACGCAGTTGGAACTGCGCCGCCATGTGCTGCAACTGGAGTCATTGAACAATCTCAGCCAGGCGATTCTATCGGCGAGCGAGCCGCGGCAGATCGCCCAAGTAGGCTTGCGCCTATTGCATCAGCAGGTGCTGTTCTGGGGCGCCGCCGTGATGTTGATCGAAGAGGAGCCGCGGCTCGCGCGGGTGCTGGCGGTGCAAAGAGAAGCGTCGTCCCGTTTCGATCCCGGCCAGCAAGTGAGCTTGCTCAGCTATGGCCAGGATGACGTGGCGAGCTTGAAGGCGGGGAATATCTGCTCTTGCGGCGATCTGGAGGCATGCGCCAAGCGCGCTTCCTTGCATGAGCGGCTGTTTCAGCAGGGCATGCGTTCCGGCGTCCGCCTGCCGTTGATGGCGGAGGGCGTCTTGCTCGGCATGCTGGACTTGGCTTCCGATCAAGCGGGCGGTTTCCCGGCGGCGCAAATCGAGGCGGCGTCCGCCTATGCCCAGTTGCTGGCGATCGGCCTGCAGCAGTCTTTGCTGCGCTTGCGCGTCGAGCGGCTGGGGCGTCTGCATGTCTTGCAAAGCCGGGTGAACGCTTTGATTGTCCGTTGCGAGACTCGGCAGGCATTGTTCGATGGCGTATGCCAGATCGCGGTCGAGGTGGGCGCGTATCGGATCGCCTGGATGGGCGAGATCAATGACGAGACCGGGGAGGGCAATATTCTCGCCTATCGCGGTCTGCAAGTTCCGCATCAGCCGCAAATCCAGCTCAGCCTGCGGCGCGATTCGCCTTTCTTGAACCGGCCCTGCAATCAGGCGGCGCGGGAAAAACGGATCGTGGTCTGCAACGATTTGGCCGACGACCCGACTCTGGGAGGCTTGCTCGCCGATTTGGTCGACAAGGGGGTGAGGGCCGCGGTCTATCTGCCGATTGTCCGCGATGCGCGGACTCATGGCGTGCTGGGCTTGTTCGCCGCCGACGCCGGCACATTCGACAACCAGGAAATGGCGCTGCTCAGGGAGCTGCAGGAGGATATCGCCTATGCGCTGGGCCATCTGGAGAAGGCCGATCAACTGCACTACCTGGCTTATTACGACAGCCTGACGGGCTTGGCCAATCGCAGCCTGTTGCTGGATAGGCTGGCGCAGCGGCAAGCGGATGCCTTGAGGGAGGGCAAGCGCTTCGCTGTGGCGCATCTGGATGTCGCTCAGTTTAAATCCATCAATGACGCTTATGGCCGCATCGCGGGCGATCAGATGCTGCAATCGCTGGCGGGACGGCTGGAGTGGAGTGTCAAGGACCCGTCGTTGCTGGCCCGGCTGGGCGCGGATCAGTTCTTGCTGCTGTTGCCGCAGGCGGGCAGCGAAAGCGAGGCCGCGGCGTGCCTGGATGCGCTGCTGCGGGAGTGCCTGGCTGACGGTTTCGAGGCGATGGACAAAGCGCTCTCCTTATCGCTGGTGTGCGGAGTGGCGATGTTTTCCGAGGACGGCGATACGCCGGCTTTGTTGCTGGAGCATGCGGAATCCGCTTGGAAACGGGCCAAGAGCTCTGGCGAAAAATGCCTGTTCTATCGCGAGGAAATGACCACGCGGGCGACGGCGGCGCTGGCCTGGGCGAGCCAACTGCGGCAAGCGCTGGAACAAGGGCAGTTTCTCTTGCATTACCAGCCCAAGGTGGATGCCCTGGCGCATCGCCTGATCGGCGTGGAGGCCTTGATCCGTTGGAACCATCCGCAGCACGGGCTGGTGCCGCCCGACCAGTTCATTCCCCTGCTGGAAGAGCAGGGCTTGATCGTCGATGTCGGCCGCTGGGTGCTGCAGCAGGCCACTAGCGATTGCCTTGCCTGGCGCGAAGAAGGGCTGGAGGCGACGCGTGTCGCGGTCAATGTGTCGGCCTTGCAGCTGCGGCAGCCGGATTTCGTGCCCATGATGGAGGCGGTGCTGCGCGACTTCCCGGACAGAGAGGGGATAGACATCGAAATCACCGAGAGCCAGATCATGTCCGACCTGGATTCCAATGTCGAAAAACTGCGGCGCTTGCGCGAGCTGGGCATCATCATCGCGCTGGATGATTTCGGCACCGGTTATTCCTCGCTGGCTTATCTGGCGCGCTTGCCGGTGGATGAGCTGAAGATAGACCGCACCTTCGTCAGCCGGATGCTGGAAGCGCCGGAGGCGATGACGATGGTGGAAATGATCATCTCGCTGGCGCACTCGATGAACCTGAAAACGGTGGCGGAAGGCGTGGAGACCAGCCAGCAGGCCCAGGCGCTGGAAAGGCTGGGCTGCGATATCTTGCAGGGTTACTGGATCAGTCCTCCCATCAGCAGCCTTGCGCTGACCGAGCGCATGCGCAGCGAGCGGCGCTGGGCCAGCCATATGAGCCGGGGCTGA
- a CDS encoding alpha/beta fold hydrolase, with amino-acid sequence MTPRFHRVGRGPHTVIALHGWFGDRLSFSPIEPYLDTDRYSYVFMDYRGYGDRLNCAGDFTIEETAQDALTLADALDLPRFSLLGHSMGAMAAERLACVAPERVRRLVLLAPVPACGLLCSEETRALQTQAATDPAARRAIIDRSTGKRLPAAWLDWKAQSSWQRSTPEAFAAYGRAWTETDFSQDILDRHPALIITGGHDPVFNRERMLRATLQWRPSAKLEILRDAGHYPMNETPLALISLLENFLE; translated from the coding sequence ATGACGCCTCGCTTCCACCGGGTCGGCCGCGGCCCTCACACCGTCATCGCGCTGCATGGCTGGTTTGGCGACCGCCTGTCGTTTTCTCCCATCGAGCCCTACCTGGATACGGATCGCTACAGCTATGTTTTCATGGATTACCGCGGCTATGGCGATAGGCTGAACTGCGCCGGCGACTTCACCATAGAAGAGACCGCCCAGGACGCCTTGACCTTGGCCGACGCGCTGGACTTGCCTCGTTTCAGCCTGCTGGGCCACTCCATGGGCGCCATGGCGGCCGAGCGGCTGGCCTGCGTGGCCCCCGAGCGCGTTCGAAGACTCGTGTTGCTGGCGCCAGTTCCGGCCTGCGGCCTGCTTTGCAGCGAGGAAACGCGCGCGCTGCAAACCCAGGCGGCGACAGATCCCGCCGCCCGGCGCGCGATCATCGACCGCAGCACCGGCAAGCGGCTGCCGGCCGCCTGGCTGGATTGGAAAGCGCAGTCCTCCTGGCAACGCTCCACGCCAGAAGCCTTCGCCGCCTATGGCCGGGCCTGGACGGAAACCGATTTCAGCCAGGACATCCTCGATCGCCATCCCGCCCTGATCATCACCGGCGGCCACGATCCCGTCTTCAACCGCGAACGGATGCTCCGCGCCACCCTGCAATGGCGTCCCTCCGCCAAGCTGGAAATCCTGCGGGATGCGGGACACTACCCGATGAACGAAACGCCGCTGGCCCTGATCAGCTTGCTGGAGAACTTTCTGGAGTGA